From a region of the Geothrix sp. 21YS21S-2 genome:
- the ptsP gene encoding phosphoenolpyruvate--protein phosphotransferase, whose amino-acid sequence MVVSTPAAVQLELRAPLSGILVPLDEVPDPVFAGRLVGDGIAIDPTSSVLVAPLAGTVTQLHAAHHALAITSASGVEVLLHIGLDTVELKGEGFQAKVRMGDRVAAGQPLVAFDAALVGRRARSLLTLMVIPDGARVASLRPASGLVVAGRDLAFALTLREQQDGAAGNAGVTVESDAVVLPNPAGLHARPAALLAAEAKRFGAAVRLVKGGTEVNAKSVVAILGLGAKGGDALRVRATGAGAAEAAAALAALLAAGCGDASVESPAAAPRASAGSGELAGVPASPGFAVGRIFQYRPEPPPVAEEGRGPALERSRLEAALGEAGLALDAIVAGAAPGSPRREILSAHRELLADPDLADLALEGIAAGRSAAYAWRAAFTRHATLLAGLDSPLLRERAGDIRDVGRRVLALLAGAGPGRLEAPEDTILVAEELSPSEAAQLDRTRVLGLCTTTGGPTGHVAILARSLGIPAVCGIDEAVLDLAGGTLAVLDGTLGVLRPDLGEADLVQALARIDRQASQRALEREAAQKPAVTADGFPVEVAANIRNAADAREAVAAGAQAVGLLRSEFLFHDRPEAPTEDAQAEEYGACAAALGPGRRLVVRTLDVGGDKPLAYQPLPREDNPFLGLRGIRVSLDRPGLFRAQLRSLLRAAHLGDLHIMFPMVATLEELRAAKAILAEEAGTQYPAVKVGVMIEVPSAALIADALAREVDFFSIGTNDLTQYCLAMDRGHPRLARQADALHPAVLRLIALTVEAAHRHGKWVGVCGGLASDLLALPALLGLGVDELSVDVPSIGAVKCRLSRLARTECEALAREMLTLPTAMEVRARLASMAD is encoded by the coding sequence ATGGTCGTATCCACGCCCGCGGCCGTCCAACTGGAGCTGCGCGCTCCCCTTTCTGGCATCCTGGTCCCCCTGGACGAGGTGCCCGATCCCGTCTTCGCCGGGAGGCTGGTGGGGGACGGGATCGCCATCGACCCCACCTCCTCCGTCCTGGTGGCCCCGCTGGCGGGCACCGTCACCCAGCTGCACGCCGCCCACCACGCCCTGGCCATCACCTCCGCCTCGGGGGTGGAGGTGCTCCTGCACATCGGGCTCGACACGGTGGAACTCAAGGGCGAGGGCTTCCAGGCCAAGGTGCGCATGGGGGACCGGGTGGCCGCGGGCCAGCCCCTCGTCGCCTTCGACGCGGCCCTGGTGGGCCGCAGGGCCCGGAGCCTCCTCACCCTGATGGTCATCCCGGACGGCGCCCGGGTGGCCTCCCTGCGTCCGGCCTCGGGCCTGGTGGTGGCCGGGCGGGACCTGGCCTTCGCGCTCACCCTGCGGGAGCAGCAGGACGGCGCCGCGGGGAACGCGGGGGTCACGGTGGAATCGGATGCGGTCGTCCTGCCCAACCCCGCGGGGCTGCACGCCCGCCCCGCAGCGCTCCTCGCGGCCGAGGCCAAGCGCTTCGGGGCCGCCGTCCGGCTCGTGAAGGGCGGCACGGAGGTGAACGCCAAGTCCGTGGTGGCCATCCTGGGCCTGGGCGCCAAGGGCGGGGACGCCCTGCGCGTGCGCGCCACCGGGGCAGGCGCCGCCGAAGCCGCGGCGGCCCTGGCCGCGCTCCTGGCCGCGGGCTGCGGCGACGCTTCCGTGGAGAGCCCCGCGGCGGCGCCGCGGGCCTCGGCGGGCTCGGGAGAACTGGCAGGGGTGCCGGCCTCGCCGGGCTTCGCGGTGGGGCGCATCTTCCAATACCGGCCGGAGCCGCCTCCGGTGGCCGAGGAGGGCCGGGGCCCAGCCCTGGAGCGCTCCCGCCTGGAGGCCGCCCTGGGGGAGGCGGGACTCGCGCTGGACGCCATCGTCGCCGGCGCGGCCCCGGGCTCGCCCCGCCGGGAGATCCTGTCGGCCCACCGGGAGCTCCTGGCGGACCCCGACCTGGCGGACCTTGCCCTCGAGGGCATCGCCGCCGGCCGGAGCGCGGCCTACGCATGGCGCGCCGCCTTCACCCGCCACGCGACGCTCCTGGCGGGCCTGGACTCGCCCCTGCTGAGGGAGCGGGCCGGCGACATCCGGGACGTGGGTCGCCGGGTGCTGGCCCTGCTCGCCGGCGCCGGCCCGGGCCGGCTGGAGGCGCCGGAGGACACCATCCTCGTGGCGGAGGAGCTCTCGCCCTCCGAGGCGGCCCAGCTGGACCGCACGAGGGTGCTGGGCCTGTGCACCACCACCGGCGGGCCCACGGGCCACGTGGCGATCCTGGCGCGGTCCCTGGGGATCCCGGCCGTCTGCGGCATCGACGAGGCCGTCCTGGACCTGGCCGGCGGCACCCTGGCGGTGCTGGACGGCACCCTGGGGGTCCTGCGCCCGGACCTGGGCGAGGCCGACCTGGTGCAGGCCCTGGCCCGCATCGACCGCCAGGCCTCCCAGCGGGCCCTGGAGCGCGAGGCGGCGCAGAAACCGGCCGTCACCGCCGACGGCTTCCCGGTGGAGGTCGCCGCCAACATCCGCAACGCCGCCGACGCCCGGGAGGCCGTGGCCGCGGGGGCCCAGGCGGTGGGCCTCCTGCGCAGCGAGTTCCTCTTCCACGACCGGCCCGAAGCTCCGACCGAGGACGCCCAGGCCGAGGAGTACGGCGCCTGCGCGGCGGCCCTGGGCCCGGGCCGCAGGCTCGTGGTGCGCACCCTGGACGTGGGCGGGGACAAGCCCCTGGCCTACCAGCCCCTGCCCCGGGAGGACAACCCCTTCCTGGGCCTGCGCGGCATCCGCGTGAGCCTGGACCGGCCCGGGCTCTTCCGCGCCCAGCTGCGGTCCCTGCTGCGGGCGGCGCACCTGGGCGACCTCCACATCATGTTCCCCATGGTGGCCACCCTGGAGGAGCTGCGGGCCGCCAAGGCCATCCTCGCGGAGGAGGCGGGGACCCAGTACCCCGCCGTGAAGGTGGGCGTGATGATCGAGGTTCCCTCCGCCGCGCTCATCGCCGACGCCCTGGCCCGGGAGGTGGACTTCTTCTCCATCGGCACCAACGACCTCACCCAGTACTGCCTGGCCATGGACCGCGGCCACCCCAGGCTGGCGCGGCAGGCCGACGCCCTGCACCCCGCGGTGCTCCGGCTCATCGCCCTCACCGTGGAGGCCGCGCACCGCCACGGCAAGTGGGTGGGCGTCTGCGGCGGACTCGCCTCCGACCTGCTCGCCCTGCCCGCCCTCCTGGGTCTGGGGGTCGACGAGCTGAGCGTGGACGTCCCCTCCATCGGGGCCGTCAAGTGCCGGCTCTCGCGGCTGGCCCGCACCGAGTGCGAGGCCCTGGCACGGGAGATGCTCACCCTTCCCACCGCGATGGAGGTCCGGGCGCGCCTGGCCTCCATGGCCGACTGA
- a CDS encoding PaaI family thioesterase: MTKPPSPAPDLRQRFDQRMAIIPYSRMAGMTIAGVDADGVTLHQPVRPEWSGDVTRNRIHTGCICALADTACGFAVGAAIGEAGNFATLDLRMDYLRSADAGGDLTAHAHCHRVSRSVAFVTGEVRQPGSGEVIALVNATFMRTAGTSGSGPRKALIPDPALHQVSPEAHEAASQATHPAIPEGRSPYVDFLGVVMHPQVEAGPILRLPYRGELIGNPRLPAIHGGVLAGFAETVMFMHLVATNAPMTPAIPKAVDFSIDYLRPARPVDTYGQGITIRLGNRVSLVQANLWQEDPQRPVAATRGHWLMPQA, encoded by the coding sequence ATGACGAAGCCCCCAAGCCCCGCCCCCGACCTCCGCCAGCGGTTCGACCAGCGCATGGCCATCATCCCCTACTCCCGCATGGCGGGCATGACCATCGCCGGCGTGGACGCGGACGGCGTGACCCTCCACCAGCCGGTCCGGCCCGAATGGAGCGGAGACGTGACGCGCAACCGCATCCACACGGGGTGCATCTGCGCGCTGGCGGACACGGCGTGCGGGTTCGCGGTGGGGGCGGCCATCGGCGAGGCCGGGAACTTCGCGACGCTGGACCTGCGCATGGACTACCTGCGCTCCGCGGACGCGGGCGGGGACCTCACGGCCCACGCGCACTGCCACCGGGTGTCCCGCAGCGTGGCCTTCGTGACCGGGGAGGTCCGGCAGCCGGGCAGCGGCGAGGTGATCGCGCTGGTGAACGCCACCTTCATGCGCACGGCGGGAACCTCCGGGAGCGGGCCGCGCAAGGCGCTCATCCCGGACCCCGCCCTGCACCAGGTGTCGCCCGAGGCCCACGAGGCCGCGTCCCAGGCCACCCACCCCGCCATCCCCGAAGGCCGGTCGCCCTACGTGGACTTCCTGGGGGTGGTGATGCACCCCCAGGTGGAGGCCGGCCCCATCCTCCGCCTGCCCTACCGCGGCGAGCTCATCGGCAACCCCCGGCTGCCGGCCATCCACGGCGGCGTGCTCGCGGGCTTCGCGGAGACGGTGATGTTCATGCACCTGGTCGCCACCAACGCGCCCATGACCCCGGCCATTCCCAAGGCGGTGGACTTCTCCATCGACTACCTGCGGCCGGCCCGTCCGGTGGACACCTACGGGCAGGGCATCACGATCCGCCTGGGCAACCGCGTCTCCCTGGTCCAGGCCAACCTCTGGCAGGAGGACCCCCAGCGGCCCGTGGCGGCCACGCGGGGACACTGGCTGATGCCGCAGGCCTGA